A single window of Mycosarcoma maydis chromosome 1, whole genome shotgun sequence DNA harbors:
- a CDS encoding uncharacterized protein (related to protein DGCR14, probably involved in pre-mRNA splicing), with product MPLRKEPPTPRSAAVNARLDSNNDVGPSRSGLAPLIPFKPGQTSLRKQAILTEEEYTCALSSIIKRDFFPDLDRITAENEYLAAVEAEEPARIRIALDRLLRLDGRTNASPAPQRASKRSRNHLSRASAAARNDSGEWDNTPIAFGSSSEVFDPTFTPAESTIWLDHQGEPQHEAEAEAAPASGIHPDLDLSLAHFQSRYTSEDNASFSQLLDRDNELRKRKHAHLFAHEAASGKRRQQLIDAERRDAERGKRLMLEASPDDSNMSEEATEMLLIEGSDAKVEEKSATAAAVTVTGQRPETSSEKDPMDDLVLVCEPRQDDRRTASGLHRWKYTARNALMFGADANESYLHARPLGVTADHEASRPQTNFTALRLGEQSNSHTAVRHVDAPQSEAGWCASTSRLDAAIQRGRAGSFTSPVASASGDETPKVNGYGFVTPYSTPQSGNSQSVDGEMHLRVYNAIKRSRQHHVTASTSIDDIAARACGFQLPRLDKREQLAEKLTSTPKLKRAAERASTPYGQARYTGLTRLRTSAFGRSPQKMRDKVGGLTPAAKALLDRSTRGLTPASARQRVASPIASQRHDANTAKSLGDRSWTPTSQRTRH from the coding sequence ATGCCGCTGCGCAAAGAAccgccaacgcctcgcTCAGCCGCTGTCAATGCTCGCCTCGATTCGAACAACGATGTGGGCCCGTCGAGGTCAGGTCTAGCACCCTTGATCCCATTCAAGCCGGGACAGACGTCGTTGCGTAAACAAGCAATCTTGACGGAAGAAGAGTACACTTGCGCCTTATCCTCGATCATCAAGCGCGACTTCTTCCCGGACCTCGATCGGATCACGGCTGAAAACGAGTATCTGGCTGCGGTGGAGGCAGAGGAGCCGGCGCGCATACGAATCGCCCTGGATCGCTTGCTGCGACTGGACGGGCGGACGAATGCTAGTCCAGCACCACAGCGAGCTAGCAAGCGGAGCCGCAATCATCTGTCGAGAGCttcagcagcggcaaggaACGACAGTGGTGAATGGGACAATACTCCGATCGCCTTTGGCTCGTCTTCCGAGGTGTTCGATCCGACCTTCACGCCTGCCGAATCAACCATATGGCTGGATCACCAAGGTGAACCTCAGcacgaagccgaagccgaggccGCACCCGCTTCAGGTATCCATCCAGATCTCGACCTCTCCTTGGCCCATTTCCAGTCGCGCTACACCTCGGAAGACAATGCGAGCTTCTCACAGCTTCTCGACCGGGACAACGAGCTACGCAAACGTAAACACGCCCATCTCTTTGCACATGAAGCAGCATCCGGAAAGCGTCGCCAACAGCTGATAGATGCGGAGAGGCGCGATGCAGAAAGGGGCAAACGACTGATGCTAGAGGCGAGCCCAGATGATTCGAACATGTCGGAAGAGGCGACAGAAAtgctcttgatcgaggGTAGCGATGCAAAGGTAGAGGAGAAAAGCGCcacggcggcggcggtgacGGTGACAGGACAGAGGCCGGAAACCAGCAGTGAAAAGGATCCGATGGacgatctcgtcctcgttTGCGAGCCACGACAAGACGATCGACGGACAGCAAGCGGTCTGCATCGCTGGAAATACACGGCGCGCAACGCGCTCATGTTCGGTGCAGATGCCAATGAGTCATATCTGCATGCTCGGCCTCTCGGTGTCACTGCCGATCACGAGGCGTCGAGACCACAAACAAATTTTACAGCGCTTCGGCTTGGCGAACAATCCAACTCTCACACAGCAGTACGCCACGTCGACGCGCCGCAGAGTGAAGCCGGATGGTGTGCTTCCACTTCTcgcctcgacgctgccattCAACGCGGTCGAGCTGGGTCGTTTACCTCTCCGGTAGCTTCTGCCTCCGGTGACGAAACGCCCAAAGTTAACGGCTACGGCTTTGTGACGCCCTACTCGACACCCCAGTCTGGCAACAGCCAGTCCGTGGACGGTGAGATGCATTTACGTGTCTACAATGCGATCAAACGCTCGCGTCAGCACCATGTAACGGCATccaccagcatcgacgataTCGCTGCGCGTGCATGTGGATTTCAACTGCCTCGGTTGGATAAACGCGAACAGCTCGCAGAGAAACTCACCAGTACGCCTAAGCTGAAGCGAGCGGCAGAGCGCGCGTCGACGCCATACGGACAGGCGAGGTATACTGGATTGACGCGTTTGAGAACGAGTGCATTCGGCAGATCGCCACAGAAGATGCGCGACAAAGTGGGAGGTCTCACGCCAGCGGCAAAGGCTCTGTTGGATAGAAGCACACGTGGTCTCACCCCTGCGTCGGCTCGACAACGCGTAGCTAGCCCAATTGCATCGCAGCGCCATGATGCTAACACAGCAAAATCGTTAGGAGACAGAAGCTGGACCCCTACATCTCAACGCACACGACATTGA
- a CDS encoding mRNA splicing protein SAD1 (related to SAD1 - protein required for assembly of U4 snRNA into the U4/U6 particle), with translation MADVTVPVTKRQRTAQGGGAILPPAPPPPQQDVHTTRNVLSEPPASPPPPPPPDMAFDQAQNSDIVPPPPPSSMPPPPPPDQAFDDQEDDADVQDAAYWTRLAQSSSSAVATSSEPSSYVATLSNDRNGAAVAKKGKSALYLDTINRAVLDFDFEKLCSVSLSNINVYACLVCGRYFQGRGRNSYAYLHSIDDSHHVFMNLATAQTYILPDNYAVPEENQAALHDIKYLLNPTFTPKTIHAIEARPAYDLNGDQYYPGFVGLNNVGKNDYVNAVIQALVHVPMIRDYFLLGKEVEGEVGEKSELVKRFGSLVRKVWNPRAFKAQVSPHEFLQQVAVVSGNRFRITHQSDPVEFLGWLLNCLHADLTRGGKNGGKRKRGVGAGGESVISRCFQGVVQVESQPLSRSDETEAASSASTVAAEAEGMLKEATISGEQVDESGRARFDPSVPVDRRDSPFFLLAMDLPPPAPVISSEEGENLVPQITIGQVLSRYDGQSLHASNAKLTRYTLRRLPPYLIIHFRRFTKNSLGQEERNPTLVNFPIKGLDVTKHVALCRDTQQQLSSPDADSKLSEIYDLVANVVYDAVPGTVRQGASWKCQVHTKGTATPEKQAEKWFAIQDLLVEEVNRQMIFLGESYLQIWQKR, from the coding sequence ATGGCGGATGTAACGGTGCCGGTAACGAAGCGACAACGAACAGCGCAAGGCGGAGGCGCAATCTTGCCTCCAGcgcctcctccaccacaGCAGGATGTACACACAACAAGAAATGTACTTTCGGAACCGCCTGCTTCGCCACCCCCACCACCTCCGCCAGACATGGCTTTCGATCAGGCTCAGAACAGTGACATCGTGCCCCCACCACCTCCATCGAGCATGCCCCCACCACCTCCCCCCGACCAAGCGTtcgacgaccaagaagacgacgctgaCGTTCAGGATGCTGCATACTGGACGCGTTTGGCACAgtcttcttcttcggcgGTCGCCACTTCTTCTGAACCTTCATCATATGTAGCTACTCTATCGAATGACAGGAACGGCGCCGCAGTAGCAAAGAAAGGCAAGTCCGCCTTGTACCTTGATACGATCAACCGTGCGGTACTTGATTTCGATTTCGAAAAGCTCTGCTCGGTCTCGCTGTCGAACATCAACGTTTATGCATGCCTCGTCTGCGGGCGCTACTTCCAAGGGCGTGGACGTAATTCGTACGCCTACTTGCATAGCATTGACGACTCGCATCATGTGTTTATGAACCTCGCTACGGCTCAGACATATATCTTGCCAGACAACTACGCGGTCCCAGAGGAGAACCAAGCCGCATTGCACGACATCAAATACCTCCTGAACCCTACTTTCACTCCCAAGACAATTCATGCCATCGAAGCGCGCCCGGCATATGATCTAAACGGAGACCAGTATTACCCAGGATTCGTAGGACTGAACAATGTGGGTAAGAACGATTATGTCAATGCGGTGATTCAGGCACTGGTGCACGTTCCTATGATACGGGACTACTTTTTATTGGGAAAGGAGGTTGAGGGAGAAGTTGGAGAAAAGAGCGAGTTGGTCAAGCGGTTTGGAAGTCTAGTGCGAAAAGTGTGGAACCCTCGAGCTTTCAAGGCACAAGTTTCACCACATGAATTCCTGCAACAGGTGGCAGTGGTTTCGGGGAATCGGTTCAGAATCACGCACCAGTCGGATCCGGTCGAGTTTTTGGGCTGGCTGTTGAATTGCTTGCATGCTGATCTGACGCGAGGGGGCAAGAATGGTGGCAAGAGGAAAAGGGGtgttggtgctggtggagaGAGCGTTATCAGTCGCTGCTTTCAAGGTGTTGTGCAGGTAGAATCGCAGCCGCTGTCTCGGTCCGACGAGACTGAAGCAGCCAGTTCAGCTTCGACAGTAgctgccgaggccgagggCATGCTGAAGGAGGCCACCATTTCGGGGGAACAGGTGGACGAAAGTGGACGTGCACGATTCGACCCTTCTGTGCCAGTCGATAGACGCGATTCGCCCTTCTTTCTATTAGCGATGGAtcttccaccaccagctCCAGTGATCAGCTCGGAAGAAGGAGAGAATCTTGTTCCGCAGATCACCATTGGACAGGTGCTTTCCAGGTACGATGGGCAAAGTCTGCATGCGTCCAACGCCAAACTCACCCGCTACACGCTACGTCGTCTACCGCCATACCTCATCATTCACTTCCGTCGTTTCACCAAAAACAGCCTGGGTCAGGAAGAACGTAATCCCACGCTGGTCAATTTTCCCATTAAAGGTCTGGACGTCACCAAGCACGTTGCACTTTGCCGTGAtacacagcagcagctctcATCGCCAGACGCCGATTCAAAGCTATCAGAGATCTACGATCTCGTCGCCAACGTCGTTTACGACGCTGTACCAGGTACAGTGCGTCAAGGCGCCAGCTGGAAGTGTCAGGTACACACTAAGGGCACAGCGACGCCGGAGAAGCAAGCAGAAAAGTGGTTCGCCATCCAAgacttgctcgtcgaagaGGTCAATCGCCAAATGATCTTCTTGGGCGAAAGCTATTTGCAGATCTGGCAGAAACGCTGA
- a CDS encoding uncharacterized protein (related to Zinc-binding oxidoreductase) codes for MSLPSSHLAAVVPEAGAQHKVVDRSLGSLAADEIAVKITATAINPVDWKIRDYRIFITEFPAVLGSDAAGEVVAVGSSVKSHTVGERVFFQGILGNYDSSTFQQYAKIPASLAAKTPKKVSDDQAATFWVAGMAAATGLYHNSGLSLAAPWDKNGDSVGKGKTAIILGGSSSVGQYVIQFAKLSGFDHIITSSSASHFDYLKNLGATQVLDRSQATTASEFIAAIDSNSEATWVYDSISSASTQLLAVQILQALQGGKVITVTPADEKAAAQSKVDGKPNVEVSNILGIGSNPAYRYVSEPLAAHLGGEDGYVATGKVSLNRTQVVQGGLNSVEEALKINKQGVSGLKVVILPNEA; via the coding sequence ATGTCTCTTCCTTCCTCTCACTTGGCCGCTGTGGTGCCGGAAGCGGGTGCGCAGCACAAAGTGGTCGACCGTtcgctcggctcgctcgccgCCGACGAGATTGCCGTCAAGATCACCGCCACTGCCATTAACCCTGTTGATTGGAAGATCCGCGACTACCGCATCTTTATTACCGAGTTCCCTGCGGTCCTCGGCTCGGATGCAGCTGGTGAAGTTGTCGCCGTCGGCTCGTCTGTCAAGTCGCACACCGTTGGCGAACGTGTGTTCTTCCAGGGCATTCTGGGCAACTACGATTCGTCTACTTTCCAGCAATACGCCAAGATTCCTGCAAGCCTCGCTGCAAAGACGCCCAAAAAAGTTTCtgacgaccaagctgcCACCTTCTGGGTAGCGGGTATGGCGGCTGCTACTGGCTTGTACCACAACAGCGGACTGAGTCTCGCTGCTCCCTGGGACAAGAACGGCGACAGCGTGGGTAAGGGCAAGACCGCCATTATCTTGGGCGGCTCTTCATCGGTTGGACAGTACGTCATCCAGTTCGCTAAGCTCTCCGGCTTTGATCACATCATCACCTCTTCCAGCGCATCGCACTTTGACTACCTCAAGAATCTCGGTGCCACCCAAGTATTGGATCGATCCCAAGCCACCACCGCTTCCGAGTTTATTGCTGCCATTGACTCCAACTCTGAAGCGACGTGGGTGTacgactcgatctcgtccgcCTCCACGCAGCTCCTCGCCGTGCAAATTCTGCAAGCGCTCCAAGGTGGTAAAGTGATCACCGTCACGCCGGCCGACGAAAAGGCCGCCGCCCAATCCAAGGTCGATGGCAAACCAAACGTCGAGGTGTCAAACATTCTCGGTATCGGCAGCAACCCCGCCTACAGGTACGTCTCCGAACCGCTCGCTGCCCATCTGGGTGGCGAGGACGGTTACGTCGCAACTGGCAAGGTCTCGTTGAACAGGACTCAAGTGGTGCAAGGTGGCCTGAACAGTGTTGAAGAGGCACTCAAAATCAACAAGCAAGGCGTCAGCGGTCTCAAGGTCGTCATCCTGCCAAACGAGGCGTAG